The Candidatus Tumulicola sp. region ACCCTTGGAACGGGCCCCGGCCCAATGCAATGACGGATAGTGCAATCGATGCCGCAACGATCGCGGCGATAATCGTCGCGCGTAGATCTTGCCAATAGCACCAAGCCAGAAATCCAACGGGGATTACGGGCGCCGCAATAAATGCCGGAGAGGCCGACCATCCCCACGGGACGCTCAGTGCTAGTAGGGCGATCACACACGCCGTCTTCGCTCGAGTTGTTGCGTAGCCGGCGAGCAGCATGGCCGCCGGTAACGCCGCCGCGATCTGTGTCGCGTGTATAAATGTACCGCCTAGCACAGCGAACGCCGGCGGAACGCATACGAGAAATGCGCGGTTGCTCGTTCGGTCGGCTAGACGATGGCCTACGACGAGGCCGATGCCGATCATGGCAACGTACCAAATCGAACCGGCCTCAATCGCGAGCCGAAGCGGAGTTCCAAGCGATACCAGAAACTCCGTCAGGCTGTACTGTGTGTCTCGGAAGATCTCAGAAAGTACGTGCGCGGGCAGTACGCTTGTAAAATAATCCATGTTCGTCCGAAGGCCGAGAGCCACAATAGATACTGCTGCGAGCAAACCGGCGAGACTCACAAGTATGAGTCGAGCTCGGGGCAGCCACAGGAACACCGCTAGTGCGGCCGGCAGACCGAGATGCGGTTCGATGAGCGATCCCGCGGCCGCAATCGCTGCGCCATTCCAGTTCCCAACCCAGACGAAATATGCAGACAGGCAGATGCACGCGATGCAAATCGGAACGACTTCGCCAAATCCCACTGAGAGCACGCCCACGGACAGTGAGAATGCGGCAAGCGCTACTTGCCACGGCACGCCCGCGAAGCGCGCAACGGTGACAACTGCAACAATGCAAGCGAGAAGCGAGATTATTACCCAGATGACCGCTGCCATCTGGAAACTAAGGAACGTGAGCGGTATCACGCCGGCCAATACGTATCCCGGCAACGGCGCGGGTATCGTGACGCCTGGGTAGTGCTTGAAGAACTCCATGGATCCGCCGGCGTTCACTTCGCACGTGCGAAGCGGCTCGGTAAGATACGGATTATGATGTTCGGCGGTTACTTTTGCGGCGCAGTAAAACGCCCGAAAATCGCCGACCGAAAAACCGGTGCGACTGACGACCCAGAACTGGGTTCCCAGCGCGACCAGCGATACGGCCACGATGACCGCGCTGAGCCACGCGTTGCGCATTCTATCCGACTGCGAAGCGGTTTCTAGCAGCAAATGCTGCGCGAACGGCGATGCTCGGTTTGCTCTC contains the following coding sequences:
- a CDS encoding glycosyltransferase 87 family protein, giving the protein MRNAWLSAVIVAVSLVALGTQFWVVSRTGFSVGDFRAFYCAAKVTAEHHNPYLTEPLRTCEVNAGGSMEFFKHYPGVTIPAPLPGYVLAGVIPLTFLSFQMAAVIWVIISLLACIVAVVTVARFAGVPWQVALAAFSLSVGVLSVGFGEVVPICIACICLSAYFVWVGNWNGAAIAAAGSLIEPHLGLPAALAVFLWLPRARLILVSLAGLLAAVSIVALGLRTNMDYFTSVLPAHVLSEIFRDTQYSLTEFLVSLGTPLRLAIEAGSIWYVAMIGIGLVVGHRLADRTSNRAFLVCVPPAFAVLGGTFIHATQIAAALPAAMLLAGYATTRAKTACVIALLALSVPWGWSASPAFIAAPVIPVGFLAWCYWQDLRATIIAAIVAASIALSVIALGRGPFQGLHTTAISIDKRLAESSWGEFTQTTARHDAVAWIVRIPTWGGLILLLSILAQEAQRTRRRQHLSARASPDTA